CTCGCGGCGCAGCACGAGGCTCGCTACGACCCATCCGCGCGCGAGACGGAGCTCGCCAAGCTTCCCGGCTCGGAAGGCGCCTGGGTGCCGGTGTCGGGGAACGCCACGCGCGTGGAGCTCGAGCAGGCCGAGCTGCATCGCGCCCACGCGCGCGCCCACGTGGATGCCGCCAAGGCCCTCGAGGGCTTCGAGGACGTCGAGTGCCGGTCAATCCCCAGGGGCGAGCGCGGTGCGTGTCCTTTGCTCGGGCCCGTCGCGCGGGTGGAGACGATCCCCGTCGGGGTGCGCATCACCCTGGCGCACCCCGAGCTCCGGGAGGCCGTCATCGCGCGGATGCGTTGCCACCTGGCGTTCGCGCGCGCCCGTGCCTTCGATGTCCCCAGCTGCCCGCTCTATGTGCGAGGCCTCGACATCCAGCCCGGCCAGACGCCAGGTGCCATCGAGCTGCGCGGCGCCACGCCCGCGGCCGTCGATGAGATTCGCAAGCGCGCGCCCGAGGAGCTCAGCATCCCCGGGACTCCGAGCGCCTCGCGGTAGGTGCAGAGATTTCGCGCGCCCCCACGAGCGCGCACGCCTTGCGCGATTTCCGGTGACGCGCGGCCCGCAAGACGCTCGGCACGCGCCTCGCACTCCGGAAGGGCATGGCGCTCCTCGAGCTTCGAGATGTGCACAAGGCATTCGGCGACCACTCCATCCTGCGTGGCGTGAACCTGCGCGTCGAAAAGGGAACGACCACCGTCATCATGGGCGAGTCGGGCTCCGGCAAGACCGTGCTCATGAAGACCATCATCGGCTTGCTCCGCGCGGACAGCGGCCAGGTGCTCGTCGACGGCGTGGACCTGGCTGGCCTCGACGAGCGCGGGCTCGCGCAGGTGCGCGCGCGCTTCGGGATGGTCTTTCAAGGTGCCGCGCTCTTCGACAGCTTGAGCGTCTTTGACAACGTCGCGTTCCCGCTGCGCGAGCGCTTCCCGCACCTGGGCGAGGCGGAGGTCGCGCGCCGGGTGCGCGAGAAGCTGGACCTGTTCGACCTTCGCTCTGCGGAGGCGCGCTTCCCGGAAGAGCTCTCGGGCGGCATGCGCAAGCGTCTGGCGCTCGCGCGCGCGCTCATCCTCGACCCGGAGATCCTGCTCTACGACGAGCCGACCACAGGACTCGACCCGATCATGAGCGAGTCGGTGGCGCAGATGATGATCCGGGCGAAGCAGAAGCTCGGGGTCACCAGCGTGGTGATCATGGCTGACCTCGCGAGCGCCTTCGAGATCGCGGACCGCATGGCGTTCCTGCACGACGGGCGCATCGTCGCCGAGGGCACGCCTGAAGAGATGCGGCGCTCGCACGACCCCGAGGTGCACCGGTTCATGTCGCTCTGGCAGGAGAGCGTGGAGTCCCTGCGGTGAGCGCCGGGCGGCACGGGCCTGCGGCGGGTGTTAAGAGAAGCGGATGTCCCGAGGCGTCGACACTGCGCTGGCAATCCTGAACGGGCTCGTGGGCGATCACCTCGCGCGCACGGGCAACGGCCTGGCGCTGTCGATGGAGCTCGTGCACGCAGGCAAGCCGCTGCCCGTGACGCGCGAGGCGCTGCGTGCGGCGCACCCGTCCGCCACCGACCGCGTGGCCCTCCTCGTCCACGGCGCGATGGGAACCGAGGCGAACTGGGCCTTCCCGGATGGAAGCGACTACGGCTCCCTGCTCGCGCGCGACCTGGGCTTCACGCCGCTCTACCTTCGCTACAACACCGGCCGCGCCATCGCCGACAGCGGCGCCGAGCTCGATGCGCTCCTCCAGGAGCTCGTAGGCGCATACCCGGCAACCCTGCGCGAGCTCGTGCCGGTGTGCTTCAGCATGGGCGGGTTGGTGCTGCGCGCGGCTTCGCACCAGGCCAGCCTGCAAGGCCACGGCTGGCTCGAGGAGGTCCGGCGCGCGATCTACATCGGCACGCC
Above is a genomic segment from Deltaproteobacteria bacterium containing:
- a CDS encoding ABC transporter ATP-binding protein — encoded protein: MALLELRDVHKAFGDHSILRGVNLRVEKGTTTVIMGESGSGKTVLMKTIIGLLRADSGQVLVDGVDLAGLDERGLAQVRARFGMVFQGAALFDSLSVFDNVAFPLRERFPHLGEAEVARRVREKLDLFDLRSAEARFPEELSGGMRKRLALARALILDPEILLYDEPTTGLDPIMSESVAQMMIRAKQKLGVTSVVIMADLASAFEIADRMAFLHDGRIVAEGTPEEMRRSHDPEVHRFMSLWQESVESLR
- a CDS encoding alpha/beta hydrolase; this encodes MSRGVDTALAILNGLVGDHLARTGNGLALSMELVHAGKPLPVTREALRAAHPSATDRVALLVHGAMGTEANWAFPDGSDYGSLLARDLGFTPLYLRYNTGRAIADSGAELDALLQELVGAYPATLRELVPVCFSMGGLVLRAASHQASLQGHGWLEEVRRAIYIGTPHRGSPVERAGRVVARTLRAIPDPYTQLLGQLGDLRSAGIRDLGDADLRHEDRVREAGLMLRDPAHPVPLLASVEHFLIAGSLSADPRLAMLFGDALVPVPSATGDGCFHANQPLPPSHVHLIRGVAHPRLAHHPEVYAQLRRWLEAP